In Gopherus flavomarginatus isolate rGopFla2 chromosome 5, rGopFla2.mat.asm, whole genome shotgun sequence, one DNA window encodes the following:
- the TMEM217 gene encoding transmembrane protein 217: MMIILCPGGFCGMSPKAGATVAAVYMILVTNMYLIFEVGHLERAMMDMAQIKPFNLTNVGKMLPYCYYTTITLAVMTYPVCVFLIYSVHKRLYMGMFAYVTWIIFYDLANCLVVALAYQVSKEAWFSLSPLEWFGLATRIPMDCFWLTFVVTYALMTIESKRQGRMSLGARRIVSEPPRFRLGSTARKSV; encoded by the coding sequence ATGATGATCATCTTGTGCCCGGGGGGGTTCTGTGGAATGTCTCCCAAGGCTGGGGCCACTGTAGCTGCTGTTTACATGATCCTAGTGACCAACATGTACCTGATCTTCGAGGTTGGCCACTTGGAACGAGCAATGATGGACATGGCACAAATCAAGCCCTTCAACTTGACCAATGTGGGGAAGATGCTACCGTATTGCTACTATACAACCATCACGCTGGCCGTCATGACCTACCCGGTGTGTGTCTTCCTCATCTACTCAGTCCACAAGCGGCTCTACATGGGCATGTTCGCCTATGTCACATGGATCATCTTCTATGATCTGGCTAACTGTCTCGTCGTGGCCCTGGCTTACCAGGTCTCCAAAGAAGCCTGGTTTTCCCTCAGCCCCCTAGAGTGGTTTGGGCTGGCCACCAGGATCCCCATGGATTGCTTCTGGCTCACCTTCGTTGTCACGTATGCCCTGATGACTATTGAAAGCAAAAGGCAAGGAAGGATGTCGCTCGGGGCAAGGCGGATCGTGTCAGAACCGCCCAGGTTTAGGTTGGGCTCCACTGCTAGGAAAAGCGTGTGA